In Leptidea sinapis chromosome 28, ilLepSina1.1, whole genome shotgun sequence, a single genomic region encodes these proteins:
- the LOC126973099 gene encoding dnaJ homolog dnj-5, with protein MARSTKDDPRFTNSAWNYHVDAGEKCGYSEITEPPLTQNTNVMNNSLYTNVNFGNEVYNQYNMQPAVDSAPNVEEKPSFNPNSNVNLVQPQNYGNAMLNLGNGQLVRVIYDENNQQLIFPMSGQYELFSSNHAPCEVPLHQPQPAHMFTLNQNCTVNNNSQSTTATIQNTTFSHEGKNQAPTSNFLKEVLGNWEPNSSGTYSPFGQNYPLNHPDSPMNVLPNSHKSENISHYAQDCLKRNENSPLAETSTKKRIVAEVKPMRPSYSDVLSKNSKNTQPDVTKKVKSPNSMEPKLCNKTSKSEKISTMKIIGDENKYKIEKKKLSNTISSGSDSGDFITDDNEKYQKCNKKSKSKRNNMSRKWSSLDDITNEDENNGHQEKESQFVFIKNQTEKSFKKVKKTEKVKSFDEIIEDIKHDDEMNSQFVLQDNQNDPKIKKKKERSYHKATKLPLDKKKPTQPKVRRNKPGYLGLAQNYLQHWGGASWKALVWFLYLLSDVCRMSCHLIFDVCTSVFTQCYVSSQAVWRSCKDWLNKLGDNKYITYIDRKFGHSRFAFWRKMKWFKKEKDAESDNESNKLCSNIQLPATGEEAMKRLLACQGKDPYSILGVSETCSDEEIKRYYRRQAFLVHPDKNQQPGAEEAFKILQHAFDLIGEPERREQYERKAQESRHVEAAWSEFSDLIAQLHDKMEFASNTIRCTNCGRRHKRVATERPCYAARYCAQCKIRHSAKEGDIWAESSMWGLVVMYYACMDGAVYQITQWASCQKKNLKQLRPDCHIVQYRIVLGNKAAPDLNKQQPGHDPNLEEFLNNLYSKTGVIPNPGNPKQSPTDNADSKKRRNKKPKA; from the exons ATGGCAAGGTCGACAAAAGATGACCCAAGATTTACCAATAGTGCATGGAATTATCACGTTGATGCCGGGGAAAAATGTGGATATAGCGAAATTACTGAACCACCACTAACTCAAAATACCAATGTTATGAATAACAGCTTATATACAAATGTAAATTTCGGTAACGAAGTATACAATCAATACAATATGCAACCTGCAGTCGATAGCGCGCCAAATGTGGAAGAAAAACCTTCATTTAATCCAAATTCCAACGTTAATCTTGTTCAACCACAGAATTACGGAAACGCAATGTTGAATTTAGGGAACGGACAATTAGTGAGGGTAATTTATGACGAAAATAATCAACAGTTAATATTTCCAATGTCCGGTCAGTACGAACTATTTAGCAGTAATCATGCACCTTGCGAGGTTCCATTGCACCAACCTCAGCCTGCGCACATGTTTACACTGAATCAAAACTGTACTGTGAATAATAACAGTCAATCAACAACTGCAACTATTCAAAATACGACATTTAGCCATGAAGGAAAAAATCAAGCACCAACATCTAACTTCTTAAAAGAAGTGCTTGGTAATTGGGAGCCAAACTCTAGTGGCACCTATTCACCATTTGGTCAAAATTATCCTTTGAACCACCCTGATTCCCCAATGAATGTGTTACCTAATTCTCACAAAAGTGAAAACATATCTCATTATGCGCAAGATTGTCTTAAAAGAAACGAGAACAGTCCTTTAGCCGAAACAAGCACCAAGAAACGAATAGTGGCTGAAGTAAAACCAATGCGTCCAAGCTATTCAGATGTATTgagtaaaaattcaaaaaatacacaaccAGATGTAACAAAAAAGGTAAAATCACCAAACAGTATGGAGCCAAAACTTTGTAACAAAACTTCTAAATCTGAAAAAATTTCAACTATGAAAATTATTGGTGATGAAAACAagtataaaatagaaaaaaaaaagttaagcaATACTATTTCATCAGGTAGTGACTCGGGAGATTTTATAACAGATGATAATGAGAAGTATCAAAAATGTAACAAGAAATCTAAAAGTAAACGAAACAACATGTCCCGAAAGTGGTCTTCTCTTGATGACATTACAAATGAAGATGAAAACAATGGGCATCAAGAAAAAGAAAGtcaatttgtatttataaaaaaccagacagaaaaatcttttaaaaaagtgaaaaaaactgaaaaagtaaaaagttttgatgaaatcataGAAGACATAAAACATGATGATGAGATGAATTCACAATTTGTTCTGCAAGACAAccaaaatgatccaaaaataaagaagaaaaagGAGAGGAGCTATCATAAGGCAACAAAACTGCCATTAGATAAGAAGAAACCGACTCAGCCCAAAGTGCGAAGGAATAAACCAGGTTATTTAGGTCTAGCTCAAAACTACTTGCAGCACTGGGGAGGAGCTTCTTGGAAGGCACTTGTATGGTTTCTATATCTGCTGTCAGATGTCTGCCGTATGAGTTGTCATCTTATATTTGATGt GTGTACATCTGTCTTCACACAGTGCTATGTGAGCTCACAGGCAGTATGGCGCAGTTGCAAGGATTGGCTGAACAAGTTGGGTGACaacaaatatataacatatattgaCAGGAAATTTGGACATTCACGTTTTGCCTTTTGGAGAAAGATGAAATGGTTTAAGAAAG aaaAGGATGCAGAGAGTGACAATGAATCTAACAAGTTATGTAGTAATATACAGCTGCCGGCGACTGGAGAAGAAGCTATGAAAAGATTACTTGCATGTCAGGGCAAAGATCCGTACAG tattttaggTGTAAGCGAGACATGCTCAGATGAAGAAATAAAACGTTACTACCGGCGGCAGGCTTTCCTCGTACACCCAGATAAAAACCAGCAACCTGGCGCAGAGGAGGCTTTCAAAATATTACAGCACGCTTTCGACCTGATTGGTGAACCG GAGCGCCGAGAGCAGTACGAGAGGAAGGCCCAGGAATCGCGGCACGTGGAGGCCGCGTGGAGCGAGTTCAGTGACCTGATCGCTCAACTGCACGACAAAATGGAGTTTGCCTCGAACACCATCAG ATGCACGAACTGCGGACGTCGCCACAAGCGCGTGGCGACGGAGCGACCTTGCTACGCGGCGCGGTACTGCGCGCAGTGCAAGATACGGCACTCTGCTAAAGAG GGCGACATATGGGCTGAGTCCAGTATGTGGGGTCTGGTGGTGATGTACTACGCGTGTATGGACGGAGCGGTCTACCAGATCACGCAGTGGGCCAGCTGCCAG aaGAAGAATTTGAAGCAACTCCGTCCCGACTGTCACATAGTGCAGTACCGCATCGTGCTCGGAAATAAGGCCGCTCCCGATCTCAACAAGCAACAACCTGG GCATGATCCAAACCTCGAAGAGTTTCTAAACAACCTCTACAGCAAGACAGGAGTGATTCCAAACCCTGGCAACCCTAAACAATCGCCCACAGATAATGCAGACTCGAAAAAGCGACGCAACAAGAAGCCCAAAGCCTGA